CTGCGCGGGCGTTCCGTGGGCGAGCAGCGAGGGCACGACCCAGGTGGCGATGCCGAGGTCGGCGACCTTGACGCCGGCCGTCGCCATCTCCTGCTGGACGACGAGCTGTTCGACGGGGCCGGCGCCGAGTCCGTACGGCGGCGGGAGGTGGGGGGCCGCGTATCCGGTGGGCGCCAGGATCCGGCGGGCGGCGGCCGGGTCGAGCCCGTGCGCGTCCTCGATGGCGGCGCGGGCCTTCGCGCGGTGGTCCTCGGCCCGCGCGGGGAGTTCGAGGCGCAGTTCGCGGCGTGCCCCGCCGGCCGCGAGGCGTACGGCCCGTAACCGGTGGCCGTCGCCGGCGCCGAGCAGTTGCCGGGCGACGACGGCCCGGCGCAGGTGGATGTGCGCGTCGTGTTCCCAGGTGAAGCCGATGCCGCCGAGGACCTGGATGCAGTCCTTGGCGCAGGAGTAGGCGGCGTCGAGGGCGGTGGCGGCGGCCAGCGCGGCCACCAGGGAGCGCACCTCGGCCGGTTCGTCCGTCGCCCGGGCGGCGTCCCAGACCAGGGCGCGGGCCTGTTCGAGGCGTACCAGCATGTCGGCGCACAGGTGCTTGACGCCCTGGAACCGGCCGATGGGCCGGCCGAACTGCTCGCGCGTCTTCGCGTACTCGGCGGCGGTGTGGACCGCCCAGGCGGCGGTGCCGCAGGCGTCGGCGGCGAACAGGACGCAGGCCAGGTCCCGGACCAGGGCGGCGTCGAGGGCGAGGAGGCGGCCGGGCGGCACGGTGATCGCGCGTGCGCGCACCTCGGCCGTGGGCCGGGTCGGGTCGGCGCTCTCGTGGGTGCGGATGTCCAGGCCGGCGGTGTCCACGGCGAACCAGCAGGTGCCGTGGGCCGCCTCGGCGGCGAGCAGGACGAGGTCGGCCTCCCCGGCGCCGAGCACGGGCGGCGCGAGGCCGTCGAGGAGGTGGCCGCCGCCCTCGACGGCGACGGCGGTCAGGCTGCCGGGGCCCAGCGCGACGGCCCCGACGCGGGTGCCGTCGGCGAGGGCGGCGGCCAGGTCGTCCGCCCCGGCCCGGTCCAGCAGGGCGGAGGCGAGGGCGCCGGCGAGGTAGGGGCCGGGCAGGGCGGCCCGGGCGGCCTCCTCCACGGCGACGGCGAGGTCGAGCAGGTTGCCGCCCTCCAGGTGGGGTGCGAGCAGTCCGGCGGCGGCGAGCGCGTCCCAGTACGCGGGCCGCACCCCGGTCCTGGGCGGGCCGTCGAGCAGTTTGCGCACCTCCTCGGGGGGCACGGTGCGCGCCGCCCAGCCGCGCACGGCCTCGGCCAACTCCTGGTGTTCTCGCGTGATTCCGATGCCCATACGGTTCCCTGCCGCCTCTCCGACGCTTCCGGCCGGCGCCGGTCGTCCCCCTGAACGCGGGCCAGAGTAGAACACGTTCCATTCTGACGGAAGGTCAGATGCCGGAGTGGCCGGTGGATCAGGACGAACCTCACAGGGGGCCCGCCCCGGCTTGTCGGTGGGATGTCGGGCATCCGGCGGGTTCGTCGGTGGTGCACACGCGAGGTGTCGGTGGCCGGCGCGACGGTGGAGGTCGGGTTGCCCGAGGGGCAGCCGCAGCCGTCCTCCACCAAGGGAGCCCGTCACCGTGTCGTCCGCATCCTCCACCCCGCCCTGGAACGTCCGACGGCTGCCCGGCGCCGCCGGCCGCGTCGTCCTGGTGACCGGCGGCAACGCCGGCATCGGGTACTTCGTCGCGGAGCAGTTGTCTGCGACCGGAGCCGACGTCCTGCTCGGCAGCCGCAATCCCACCCGGGCCGAGGCCGCGACGGCCTCGATCCGCGCCCGGGTCCCCGGTGCGCGGGTGCGGGCCGTACGACTGGACCTCGCCGACCTCGCGTCGCTCGAAGCGGCGGTGGGATCCCTGGGAGTGGAACGCCTCGACGCGGTGGTCCACAACGCCGGGGTCGCCCTGGACGACCCGCCGCGCGAGGAGACCGGCGACGGTCACGAGCTGATGTTCGGCACGAACCACCTCGGGCACTTCGCCCTGACCAAGTGGCTCATGCCGCTGCTGTCGGCCGCCCCTGCGGCCCGCGTCGTCAGCACGGGCAGTTTCGCGGCGAAGTCCGAGCGGCTCGACCTGGACGACCTCCAGTCCCGGAGGGACCACCGGCCCAAGCGGACCTACGGGCGCTCCAAGCTGGCACAGATGCACTTCGGCCTCGAACTCGACCGCCGCCTGCGCGCCGCCGGCAGCACGGTGGCGAGCGTGGTCGTCCATCCCGGGGGCGCGCTGGACTCCCTCACCCCGTCACGGCCGCCGATCCACGTGCGCACCACGGCCGCACGGCTGGGCGCGGCGCCCGCGGCCCTCCTCCTCCAGGGCAAGCACGCCGGCGCGTGGCCGGCGGTCCGGGCGGTGCTCGACCCGGCCGTACGCGGAGGGCAGCTCTGGGGGCCGCGCCACTTCGGCCTGCGCGGCGAGCCCCGACGCGAACCGCTGTGGGACCACCTCGCCGACACCACCGTCGCGGCACGGTTGTGGGACGCGAGCCGCGACCTCACGGGCGTCGACCCCGGCGCCCTCCCCGGATAGCCGAGGACCGCTAATCAGACGCTGCGCACGAACTCCGCGAAGGCCTCGGGGGCGACGGTGAAGACGGGGCCGTCCGGGTCCTTGGAGTCCCGGACGGCGACCAGGTGGGGACGGGCGGCGATCTCGACGCACTCGCCGCCGGTGTCTGCGCTGTAGCTGGACTTGCGCCAATCGCCGCCCAGCGGGGTGCATTCGACGCAGTCGCCGCCGGTGTCTCCGCTGTACGAGGACTTACGCCACCGCGCGCCCGTCAGGTCCTGGATGGTGTCCATACCGCTCCTCCATTACACGGGCGATCCGTACCGCCGAGTCCTCCACGGAGAGGGCGGCGGCCTGGAGGTGATCGTAACGGAGCGAACCTTCCCTGAGGGCCTGCGGATTGGCCGTCATGTGGCCCTGGATGAAGTCCTCGGTGTAGACGAGGTCCGGGTCATCCTCGAACCGCAGCAGGTTGAACGAACCCAGAACCCCCGCATGGGCGCCCACCTCGAACGGCAGGATCTGCACCCGCACCCACTCGCGCCCCCGCAGCCCCAACAGGTGCGTCAGTTGGTTGCGCATGACCTCCCGGCCACCGATCTCCTGGTACAACGCGGCCTCGCTCAGTACGACCCACATCAATGGCGGGTTCTCGCGGTCGAGTATCCGCTGCCGCTCCATACGGGCGGCCACCTTCGCGTCGAGATCCCCCTCCGTACGCACCCCCAGTACCGCCCGCGCGTACTCGGGGGTCTGCAACAGCCCGTAGACCAACTGCGCCTGGAAGGTGGAGATGTACGCCGCCTTCGCCTCCATCTCCGCGTACGGCTGGAACCACGTCGGGAGCTGGCTCCGCAGCACCAGCCCCACCAGTCGCGAGAACAACCCGCCCGTGTCGAGCGCGGCGTCCAGCCGTTCCGAGAAACCCCTCGTCGGAACCTTCCGCGCCGTCTCGATCTGCCCGACCAGCGAGCCCGCGCAGTAGAGGATGCCCCCCAGCTGTCCCTGCTTGAGTCCTGCCTCCTCCCGCAGGCGGCGCAGTTCGGAACCGTAGTAGTCCAGGGCCGAGGCGCTGGGATCGAGATCACGGATGTTGACCATGGAGCGGTCACCTCCAAGTACACGCCGTGCGGCGTTCGGTTCGGTCCGTAGCCGAGCGTAACCAGATCACTCCACGCTGGTCTCATGAATCACACAACTGAGTACTCAACCAACACAGTTGACGAGAGCTATCGCATGGGGTTCACCGTGGGTGAGCACTCCGCCCGTCACCTGCGGCGCATCCTGCGCATGTACCTCGCCAGTTGGGGTCTGGCCTCGCTGACCCATGCCGCCGAGCTGGCACTCACCGAGCTGATCGCCAACGTCGTGCGTCACGTCCCCGGCCGGGGATGCTCCGTGCTCATCCTGTGCCGACCCGGCGGTCTGCGGGTCGAGGTGTCGGACGACTGCCCCGCGCTCCCCCGGGTGGCGGGGCCACCCGGCTCCGAACTCGCCGAGGGCGGGCGGGGGCTGCTGCTGATCGACGCCGTCACCGATCGGTGGGGCGCCGAACCGAATGCCACCGGCAAGACGGTGTGGTTCGAGTGCGACGGGTGAGGCGCTGACCCTCCCCGGCCCCCACCCGGAACCCGCCCGCACTCGGCGATAATGCTCCTGCCGAGCGGGGCGGAGCAGGGTGTTGACGGGGGTCGAGGGTGTGCGGGAAGTGATCGAAGACCGGTACGAGTTGGAGGAGTTGCTCGGACGGGGCGGATTCGGCGAGGTCTGGCGGGCGAGGGACGCCCGGGTGGGCCGCCGGGTGGCCGTGAAGATCGGATACCCGGAGACCGTCGAGGCCGCCCGCCGGTTCGAGCGGGAGGCGAGCCTCGCCGGGAACCTCGCGCACCCCAACATCGCCACCATCCACGACTTCGGCCGCACCGAACACGGCGGACGGGACGCGGTGTTCCTGGTGATGGAACTGCTCCGGGGCCGCAGCCTCGCCGAGGTCCTGGACGCCGGCGTACCGCCGCTCGCGGACGCGCTGGACTGGGCCACGCGGATCGCGGACGCGCTCGGGGCCGCGCACGACGCCGGGATCGTCCACCGGGACATCAAGCCGGCCAACGTCATGGTCACCGAGAGCGGGATGACGAAGGTCCTCGACTTCGGCATCGCCAAGGCCCAGGGCGGCCCCGGTACGGAGCTCACGGCCACCGGCATGATCATCGGATCCTTCCCCTACATGGCGCCGGAACGCTGGACCGGCGGCGCGAACGGGGTTCCCGTCGACGGGCGTTGCGACCTGTACGCCCTCGGCTGCGTGCTCATGGAGCTGCTCACCGGCAGTCGCCCCTTTCCCGCCCGTGAGATGCACGAGCTCCTCGCCCAGCACCTCACGACGGAGCCGCCCGCGCCCGGTTCGCTCCGCGAAGGGCTGCCGGCCGCGCTGGACCCCCTCGTGCTCGACCTGCTCGCGAAGGACCCCCGGCAGCGTCCGGCGACCGCGCGGGAGGTGAGCCTGCGCCTCGCGGAAATCGCCCGGGGCGCGGTGGCCGACCCCGCCCACACCCCCGCCGGCGCCCCCACCCCCGTACCGGCTGCTCCGGCGGCCCCGGCCGTCGCGTGGCCGCCCCCGCCCGCCTACTCCCCCACCGTGCACACCGCTGCCGGGGATCCGGTCCGGGCGATGTTCGGGCGGCGGCTGAACCTGCTGCTGGAGGACGCCCCGACCGACCTCCCCGAGCGGCTGGGCATGCTGGTCGCCGACCTGACGGAGGAGCTCGGCGCCCACGACGCCCTGACCGTGCGGGCCGCGTACCACCGGGCCATGGCCGTGCGGGGCCAGTCGGCCACGGAGTTGGAGCGCATCCTGCCCCGGATGATGCGGGTGCTCGGTCTGGAGCACCCCGACACCATCGCCGCGCGCGCCGCGTACGTCGGTGAGGCCGCGGCCCACGGGCCCGGCGACGGCCGCCGCCACGAGGACGAACTGCGCGAGATCATCGAACAGGCGGCCCGGGTCCTCGGCGCCGACGATCCCGTCACGCTGACCGCCCGCTACCACCTGGCCGGGGCCCGCCGCCGGGGTGACGGCGGCCCGGACGGGGAGTGGGGTTCGCGCACACCGGAGCAGGCGCGGAGCGAGCGCGAGTGGCTGGGCCCGCTGCTGCCCGACCTCGAACGCCGGCTGCCGGCCGACAGCCCCGTCCTGCTGGACGTACGGCGCCGCCTGGCGCACGCCGCCTGGCTGCTCGGCGACTACCCGACCGCCGCCCGGCTGTACCTGTGGCTGTACCCCGATCCCGAGGGCCTGGCGGAGCGCGGTCACGCGGAGGTGGCGTACCGGGTGGCCCGGAGCATCGGCGAAGCCGGTGATCCCGCCCGCGCGTTGACCCTCCTGAAGCCGTTGTTGCACCGGCTCCACCTCACCGCCGGCAACACCCACTGGCTGACCCGCGAGGTGACCGACGTCCGTGCGGACTTCCGGCGGATGCTGTGGGAGGACCGGCGCTCGGACCTCGGCGGTGGCCTGTCCCGGCTCTTCGGCCGCTGATCGCGCGCGACCGCGGGTCACGGGCCCCCGGCCGTGGCGTCCTACCGGGCGGTAGGGCAGCATGGGCCGCCACTCACCCGCAGCTCAGGAGGAACGACATGGCCAGCCCCAAGCCGGAGACCCTCGCCGCTTTCGAGGCGGCCAAGGGCTTCATGCCCGTGGGCGAGGGCCTCGCCCTCCACGCGGCGGCGACGCGGGCGGCGGCGCTCGGGCTGCCGCTCCTGGAGGTCGGCACGTACTGCGGGCGTTCCACGATCCTGCTCGCCGACGCCGCCCGCGAGGCGGGGGTGTCCGCGATCACCGTCGATCACCACCGGGGCAGCGAGGAGCAGCAGCCGGGCTGGGAGTACCACGACCCGACGGTGGTGGACCCGGAGATCGGCCTGATGGACACCTTGCCGACCTTCCGCCGCACCCTGCACCGGGCGGGTCTGGAGGACCACGTGATCGCGATCGTGGGCCGTTCCCCGCAGGTCGCCGCGGCCTGGAGCGGCCCGCTGGGCCTGGTCTTCATCGACGGCGGGCACACCGACGAGCACGCGAGCGGCGACTACGAGGGGTGGGCCCCGCACCTCGCCGTGGGCGGCACGCTGGTGATCCACGACGTGTTCCCGGACCCGGCCGACGGCGGCCAGGCCCCGTACCGGATCTACCTGCGCGCGCTGGCCTCCGGGGCCTTCGAGGAGATCTCGGTCACGGACTCCCTGCGGGTCCTGCGACGCACCGACCAGGGCATATAACCGGGACACCGCCAGGCATACAAACACACCACGCCCCCGGATGGAGCACGGTCCGTCCGGGCGGCGGGCGGCCGGTCTAGCATCGCCGGGTGCGCTACGACGACAGCCCCCCGCCCCCCGAGTCCGGCTCCTCGGTCACCCCGGACCGGCACTGGTTCACGCGCCGCTCCACCC
This region of Streptomyces sp. NBC_00513 genomic DNA includes:
- a CDS encoding acyl-CoA dehydrogenase family protein, with protein sequence MGIGITREHQELAEAVRGWAARTVPPEEVRKLLDGPPRTGVRPAYWDALAAAGLLAPHLEGGNLLDLAVAVEEAARAALPGPYLAGALASALLDRAGADDLAAALADGTRVGAVALGPGSLTAVAVEGGGHLLDGLAPPVLGAGEADLVLLAAEAAHGTCWFAVDTAGLDIRTHESADPTRPTAEVRARAITVPPGRLLALDAALVRDLACVLFAADACGTAAWAVHTAAEYAKTREQFGRPIGRFQGVKHLCADMLVRLEQARALVWDAARATDEPAEVRSLVAALAAATALDAAYSCAKDCIQVLGGIGFTWEHDAHIHLRRAVVARQLLGAGDGHRLRAVRLAAGGARRELRLELPARAEDHRAKARAAIEDAHGLDPAAARRILAPTGYAAPHLPPPYGLGAGPVEQLVVQQEMATAGVKVADLGIATWVVPSLLAHGTPAQQDAYVPATLRGDLTWCQLFSEPGAGSDLASLRTRAERTADGSWRVNGQKVWTSSAHTADFGILLARTDPTAPKHKGLGYFVIDMTTPGIDVRPLKEITGEALFNEVFLDDVLLPADALVGAVDGGWKVARDTLGNERVHMADQMTFDTGLEVLITHSAALDGSYRARIGALAAEAHALACIGLRTTLRQVSGAEPGAGASVRKLVQTPHQQKTAELALELLGPAGAVREGAGERAVHGMLMSRCLTIAGGTTQVQLNVVAERILGLPRD
- a CDS encoding SDR family NAD(P)-dependent oxidoreductase, which translates into the protein MSSASSTPPWNVRRLPGAAGRVVLVTGGNAGIGYFVAEQLSATGADVLLGSRNPTRAEAATASIRARVPGARVRAVRLDLADLASLEAAVGSLGVERLDAVVHNAGVALDDPPREETGDGHELMFGTNHLGHFALTKWLMPLLSAAPAARVVSTGSFAAKSERLDLDDLQSRRDHRPKRTYGRSKLAQMHFGLELDRRLRAAGSTVASVVVHPGGALDSLTPSRPPIHVRTTAARLGAAPAALLLQGKHAGAWPAVRAVLDPAVRGGQLWGPRHFGLRGEPRREPLWDHLADTTVAARLWDASRDLTGVDPGALPG
- a CDS encoding DUF397 domain-containing protein; amino-acid sequence: MDTIQDLTGARWRKSSYSGDTGGDCVECTPLGGDWRKSSYSADTGGECVEIAARPHLVAVRDSKDPDGPVFTVAPEAFAEFVRSV
- a CDS encoding helix-turn-helix transcriptional regulator encodes the protein MVNIRDLDPSASALDYYGSELRRLREEAGLKQGQLGGILYCAGSLVGQIETARKVPTRGFSERLDAALDTGGLFSRLVGLVLRSQLPTWFQPYAEMEAKAAYISTFQAQLVYGLLQTPEYARAVLGVRTEGDLDAKVAARMERQRILDRENPPLMWVVLSEAALYQEIGGREVMRNQLTHLLGLRGREWVRVQILPFEVGAHAGVLGSFNLLRFEDDPDLVYTEDFIQGHMTANPQALREGSLRYDHLQAAALSVEDSAVRIARVMEERYGHHPGPDGRAVA
- a CDS encoding ATP-binding protein, coding for MNHTTEYSTNTVDESYRMGFTVGEHSARHLRRILRMYLASWGLASLTHAAELALTELIANVVRHVPGRGCSVLILCRPGGLRVEVSDDCPALPRVAGPPGSELAEGGRGLLLIDAVTDRWGAEPNATGKTVWFECDG
- a CDS encoding serine/threonine-protein kinase, which gives rise to MIEDRYELEELLGRGGFGEVWRARDARVGRRVAVKIGYPETVEAARRFEREASLAGNLAHPNIATIHDFGRTEHGGRDAVFLVMELLRGRSLAEVLDAGVPPLADALDWATRIADALGAAHDAGIVHRDIKPANVMVTESGMTKVLDFGIAKAQGGPGTELTATGMIIGSFPYMAPERWTGGANGVPVDGRCDLYALGCVLMELLTGSRPFPAREMHELLAQHLTTEPPAPGSLREGLPAALDPLVLDLLAKDPRQRPATAREVSLRLAEIARGAVADPAHTPAGAPTPVPAAPAAPAVAWPPPPAYSPTVHTAAGDPVRAMFGRRLNLLLEDAPTDLPERLGMLVADLTEELGAHDALTVRAAYHRAMAVRGQSATELERILPRMMRVLGLEHPDTIAARAAYVGEAAAHGPGDGRRHEDELREIIEQAARVLGADDPVTLTARYHLAGARRRGDGGPDGEWGSRTPEQARSEREWLGPLLPDLERRLPADSPVLLDVRRRLAHAAWLLGDYPTAARLYLWLYPDPEGLAERGHAEVAYRVARSIGEAGDPARALTLLKPLLHRLHLTAGNTHWLTREVTDVRADFRRMLWEDRRSDLGGGLSRLFGR
- a CDS encoding class I SAM-dependent methyltransferase, which produces MASPKPETLAAFEAAKGFMPVGEGLALHAAATRAAALGLPLLEVGTYCGRSTILLADAAREAGVSAITVDHHRGSEEQQPGWEYHDPTVVDPEIGLMDTLPTFRRTLHRAGLEDHVIAIVGRSPQVAAAWSGPLGLVFIDGGHTDEHASGDYEGWAPHLAVGGTLVIHDVFPDPADGGQAPYRIYLRALASGAFEEISVTDSLRVLRRTDQGI